A genome region from Solanum pennellii chromosome 12, SPENNV200 includes the following:
- the LOC107005485 gene encoding UDP-glucuronate 4-epimerase 6-like: protein MASFPIDTSKEMKLERYNSYIRRLNSTKLIVASSKLLFRVTLLVALILIFFFIINYPSFISSENSNPHHHNIHTTTHNLLSSSFYGGGAAWEKQVRHSSTPRRVNGLSVLVTGAAGFVGSHCSMALKKRGDGVLGIDNFNSYYDPSLKRGRQKLLAQHEVFIVEGDINDAELLSKLFDIVPFTHVLHLAAQAGVRYAMKNPLSYVQSNIAGFVNLLETVKLANPQPAIVWASSSSVYGLNTNVPFSESHRTDQPASLYAATKKAGEEIAHTYNHIYGLSLTALRFFTVYGPWGRPDMAYFFFTKDMVQGKPINVYVTQDDKEVARDFTYIDDIVKGCLGSLDTAEKSTGSGGKKKGPAQLRVYNLGNTSPISVNKLVTILENLLNVKAKKNVIKMPRNGDVPFTHANITLAKKDFGYKPTTDLSSGLRKFVKWYVSYYGIQSKDLDSSNDHSQD, encoded by the exons ATGGCATCATTTCCAATTGATACAAGCAAAGAAATGAAATTAGAGAGATATAATAGTTATATTAGAAGATTAAatagcacaaaattaattgttgcTTCTTCTAAACTTCTTTTTAGAGTTACACTTTTAGTAGCTTtaatattaatcttttttttcatcataaattaCCCTTCTTTTATCTCATCGGAAAATAGTAATCCACATCATCATAATATTCACACCACCACCCATAACCTCCTCTCCTCCTCCTTCTACGGTGGTGGCGCCGCTTGGGAGAAACAAGTCCGCCACTCCTCCACTCCTCGACGTGTCAATGGTTTATCCGTATTGGTCACAG GTGCGGCGGGTTTTGTTGGTTCTCATTGCTCAATGGCATTAAAGAAACGTGGGGATGGTGTCTTGGGAATAGACAATTTTAATTCCTATTATGACCCTTCATTGAAACGTGGGCGCCAAAAGTTATTGGCCCAACACGAAGTCTTCATAGTGGAAGGTGATATAAACGATGCCGAGCTGTTATCTAAACTGTTCGACATCGTTCCATTCACACACGTACTACATCTAGCCGCACAGGCGGGGGTGCGGTATGCGATGAAAAATCCACTATCGTATGTCCAATCAAACATTGCGGGGTTTGTCAACTTATTGGAGACGGTCAAGTTAGCTAACCCTCAACCCGCGATTGTCTGGGCATCGTCCAGCTCGGTTTACGGACTGAACACGAACGTACCGTTTTCCGAAAGTCACCGTACGGATCAACCAGCTAGCCTTTACGCCGCGACGAAAAAAGCCGGTGAAGAAATTGCACATACGTATAATCATATTTACGGTCTTTCTTTAACCGCATTAAGGTTTTTTACTGTATACGGACCGTGGGGTAGACCAGACATGGCCTATTTCTTTTTCACTAAGGACATGGTACAAGGTAAACCAATAAACGTTTACGTTACACAAGATGACAAAGAGGTGGCACGTGACTTCACGTATATCGATGACATCGTTAAGGGGTGTCTCGGGTCGTTAGACACGGCGGAGAAGAGCACCGGAAGTGGTGGCAAGAAGAAGGGTCCGGCCCAATTAAGGGTGTACAATTTAGGTAACACTTCACCAATATCAGTAAACAAATTGGTGACAATTTTGGAGAATTTATTAAATGTTAAGgctaaaaaaaatgtaattaaaatgCCTAGAAATGGTGATGTACCATTTACACATGCTAATATTACATTGGCTAAAAAGGATTTTGGGTATAAGCCAACCACAGATTTGTCAAGTGGATTAAGGAAGTTTGTCAAGTGGTATGTGAGTTATTATGGGATTCAATCAAAAGATTTAGACTCTTCTAATGACCATTCTCAAGACTGA
- the LOC107007048 gene encoding AP2/ERF and B3 domain-containing transcription factor At1g51120-like, with product MEGESNNVSDSRLMKGVLDEQNSQPTRGNSESSLKQLFQKVLTPSDVGNKIFVIPRRYAIKYFSHIQHNEEVDFYDSSTQSWRFKLFYCQSSKKFTFTKGWHKFVQAKNLKAGDTIVFNLCEIKNGTHENSNTFVIDVVKNDEGLPMDLALNHNVVAVDVDAAPTPVLLFGKQIGWTKSKRGNEV from the exons ATGGAAGGTGAAAGTAATAATGTTTCTGATTCAAGACTCATGAAAGGTGTTCTGGACGAACAGAACAGTCAGCCCACTAGG GGTAACAGTGAATCTTCATTGAAGCAACTTTTTCAGAAAGTACTCACTCCCAGCGATGttggaaataaaatatttgtgatCCCTAGGAGATATGCTATAAAGTACTTTTCTCATATCCAGCATAACGAGGAGGTTGATTTTTATGATAGCTCAACACAATCATGGAGGTTTAAACTTTTTTACTGCCAAAGTAGTAAAAAATTCACCTTTACAAAGGGTTGGCACAAGTTTGTGCAGGCTAAAAACTTGAAAGCCGGAGATACAATTGTTTTTAACTTGTGTGAAATCAAGAATGGAACACATGAGAATTCCAATACCTTTGTGATTGACGTGGTGAAGAACGATGAAGGTTTGCCAATGGATTTAGCACTCAATCataatgttgttgctgttgATGTTGATGCTGCTCCAACACCTGTTTTGCTTTTTGGAAAGCAAATAGGTTGGACTAAATCAAAAAGGGGAAATGAAGTTTAA
- the LOC107007701 gene encoding serine hydroxymethyltransferase 4-like, translating to MDPVSVWGNEPLITTDPEIFDLIEKEKRRQCRGIELIASENFTSFAVIEALGSALTNKYSEGIPGNRYYGGNEYIDQIENLTRSRALQAFHLDPTKWGVNVQPYSGSPANFAAYTAVLNPHDRIMGLDLPSGGHLTHGYYTSGGKKVSATSIYFESLPYKLDFTTGYIDYDRLEEKAMDFRPKLLICGGSAYPRDWDYKRFREVADKCGALLLCDMAHISGLVAAQEAANPFEYCDLVTTTTHKSLRGPRAGMIFYRKGPKPPKKGQPEDAVYDFEDKINFSVFPSLQGGPHNHQIGALAVALKQSMTPGFKAYAKQVKANAVALGKFLMSKDYKLVTSGTENHLVLWDLRPLGLTGNKVEKLCDLANITVNKNAVFGDSSALAPGGVRIGTPAMTSRGLLEKDFEQIGEFLHRAVTITLNIQKEHGKLLKDFNKGLVNNKEIEELKADVEKFASSFDMPGFKMSEMKYKD from the exons ATGGATCCAGTTTCTGTATGGGGCAATGAACCCCTTATCACAACAGACCCAGAAATCTTCGACcttatagaaaaagaaaaacgtCGTCAATGTCGCGGTATTGAACTCATTGCATCAGAAAATTTCACTTCATTCGCTGTAATTGAAGCTCTAGGCAGTGCCTTAACCAATAAATACTCAGAGGGTATACCCGGAAACCGTTATTACGGTGGAAATGAATACATTGATCAAATCGAAAATCTCACTAGAAGTCGAGCATTACAAGCATTTCACTTAGATCCAACGAAATGGGGTGTTAATGTTCAGCCATATTCAGGTAGCCCAGCTAATTTCGCTGCGTATACAGCAGTTTTAAACCCCCATGATAGGATTATGGGTTTAGATTTGCCATCGGGAGGGCATTTAACACATGGGTATTATACATCTGGTGGGAAAAAAGTTTCTGCTACTTCGATTTACTTTGAGAGTTTGCCTTATAAGCTTGATTTTACAACTGGGTATATTGATTATGATAGATTGGAAGAGAAAGCAATGGATTTTAGACCTAAATTGCTTATTTGTGGAGGCAGTGCTTATCCTAGAGATTGGGATTATAAGAGATTTAGAGAAGTTGCTGATAAATGTGGAGCTCTTTTGCTTTGTGATATGGCTCATATTAGTGGACTTGTTGCTGCTCAG GAAGCAGCAAATCcctttgaatattgtgatttgGTCACTACTACTACCCACAAGAGCTTAAGAGGTCCACGAGCAGGTATGATCTTCTACCGCAAGGGTCCTAAGCCACCTAAGAAGGGCCAACCTGAGGATGCAGTATACGACTTTGAAGACAAGATTAATTTTTCGGTTTTCCCCTCTCTCCAGGGTGGTCCTCACAACCACCAAATCGGTGCTTTAGCTGTGGCTCTGAAACAGTCCATGACTCCCGGTTTTAAGGCCTATGCTAAGCAAGTTAAGGCCAATGCTGTTGCTCTTGGCAAGTTTTTGATGAGTAAAGACTACAAGCTTGTCACTAGTGGAACTGAGAACCACCTTGTTCTTTGGGATCTTCGTCCTCTCGGTTTGACTG GTAACAAAGTGGAGAAGCTTTGTGACCTTGCCAACATTACTGTTAACAAGAATGCTGTATTTGGTGACAGCAGTGCTTTGGCCCCTGGAGGTGTTCGTATCG GTACTCCTGCCATGACATCGAGGGGCTTGCTCGAGAAGGACTTTGAACAGATTGGCGAGTTCCTTCATAGGGCTGTGACGATCACCTTGAACATCCAGAAGGAACATGGAAAGCTTTTGAAGGACTTCAACAAGGGACTTGTTAATAACAAGGAAATCGAAGAACTGAAAGCAGATGTTGAGAAATTTGCCTCCTCTTTCGACATGCCTGGattcaaaatgtctgaaatgaAGTACAAGGACTAA
- the LOC107006586 gene encoding myb-like protein X, with translation MATYSFSFALMKEKRKEKKHKKDKDKKEGKEKRDKDRSDGKHREKKDKKDKHRDKKEKHKDKKDKDKDKERSDLSEEAKVAVPPGASSGQKLPSGDYKNESINSQEAKFHDQSHGQLAEKLFKSSLPVVETEESKYVQDLARRLRDDQNGAVSQLAKRFPVESKRDAKSNSMYIKDSCNLAREKEKNKERSDFSNKMDGQQLRVEPRIGANAKLPSFSEMEKRNFHGLLPPLEENVENRREDKEKSKGRRDDKPRDKKKKKEKDAKSHGKDKEKKKEEKGKDKSAHKKSEKDKSEDINRSNFVSVSNTNHQAPVVLKDTIAGVTEGNHRKRKDIETNGFLHENEVRPAKLLRPSSSHQPTLNGKRLEIHQKADMLSSNKQGVVTNIQVINKEQSLNGTSKLSNKHGVGTDIEMGNMGTHQKTDVLSSHRGGVATDTQVINKEKSLNGTVKLSNKNGVATDIEMSNMETHQKADMLSSHKQGVTTDIQVINKEQSLNGAIKLSNKHRVATDIEMGNKELGVNGTIKLPNRHGVATDIEVGNKECRVNGTIKGQPLTMSKPKTLVQSKPKASSMSPGADHIAEASKRPPHPDSKYLNQILSVPKMDGWSGFDDQEWLLGSKSTLVRKPDVCLDEAKDHQVWSEALQIDSADVFALPYVIPY, from the exons ATGGCTACGTATTCCTTCTCATTTGCTCTAATGAAG GAGAAGCggaaagagaaaaaacataaaaaggacAAGGATAAGAAAGAAGGTAAAGAAAAAAGGGATAAAGACAGAAGTGATGGGAAACACAGAGAAAAGAAGGACAAAAAGGATAAACACCGGGACAAGAAGGAAAAACACAAGGACAAAAAGGACAAGGATAAGGATAAAGAGAGAAGCGACCTCTCTGAAGAGGCAAAAGTTGCTGTTCCACCTGGGGCTTCTAGCGGACAGAAGCTTCCTAGTGGAGATTACAAAAATGAAAGCATCAACTCACAGGAAGCGAAATTCCATGATCAGTCTCATGGCCAGCTTGCAGAAAAGCTCTTTAAATCCAGCCTCCCCGTTGTTGAGACAGAGGAGTCTAAATATGTGCAGGATTTGGCTAGGAGGCTTAGAGATGACCAGAATGGCGCAGTCAGTCAGTTGGCTAAGAGATTTCCAGTTGAGTCGAAAAGGGATGCGAAGTCAAACAGTATGTATATCAAGGATTCGTGTAATTTGGCtagagaaaaggaaaagaacaagGAGAGAAGTGATTTTAGCAACAAGATGGATGGACAACAACTCAGAGTTGAACCGAGAATTGGTGCTAATGCAAAACTTCCAAGCTTTTCAGAGATGGAAAAGAGAAACTTTCATGGATTGCTACCACCATTGGAAGAGAATGTTGAGAACAGGAGAGAGGACAAAGAGAAATCCAAAGGAAGACGAGATGACAAACCAAgagacaagaagaagaaaaaagaaaaggatgCGAAAAGTCATGGAAaggataaagaaaagaaaaaggaagagaagGGGAAGGACAAAAGTGCACACAAGAAAAGTGAAAAGGATAAATCAGAGGACATCAATCGGAGCAATTTTGTCAGTGTTAGTAACACCAACCACCAAGCTCCAGTTGTACTCAAGGATACCATTGCTGGAGTCACAGAGGGAAATCATAGAAAAAGAAAGGATATTGAAACAAATGGTTTCCTGCATG AGAATGAAGTCAGACCTGCTAAATTGCTGCGGCCCTCATCCTCTCATCAGCCCACACTGAATGGAAAGAGATTAGAGATTCACCAAAAAGCAGACATGTTATCTTCCAACAAACAAGGTGTTGTCACCAATATTCAGGTGATAAACAAG GAGCAGAGTCTCAATGGTACAAGTAAGTTGTCCAACAAGCATGGAGTTGGCACTGATATTGAGATGGGAAACATGGGGACTCACCAAAAAACAGACGTGTTGTCTTCCCACAGAGGAGGTGTTGCCACCGATACTCAGGTGATAAACAAGGAGAAGAGTCTCAATGGTACAGTCAAGTTATCCAACAAGAATGGAGTTGCCACTGATATTGAGATGTCAAACATGGAGACTCACCAAAAAGCAGACATGTTATCTTCCCACAAACAAGGTGTTACTACCGATATTCAGGTGATAAACAAGGAGCAGAGTCTCAATGGTGCAATTAAGTTATCCAACAAGCACAGAGTTGCCACTGATATTGAGATGGGAAACAAGGAGCTTGGGGTCAATGGTACAATTAAGTTACCCAACAGGCACGGAGTTGCCACTGATATCGAGGTTGGAAACAAGGAGTGCAGGGTCAATGGTACAATTAAAGGTCAGCCATTAACTATGTCTAAACCAAAGACATTGGTTCAATCTAAACCAAAGGCTTCTTCCATGTCTCCTGGTGCTGATCATATTGCTGAAGCGTCTAAAAGACCTCCTCATCCCGATTCCAAGTATCTGAACCAGATACTCTCAGTTCCCAAGATGGACGGGTGGTCTGGATTTGATGACCAGGAATGGTTGCTTGGAAGCAAGAGTACTCTGGTTAGGAAACCCGACGTGTGTCTTGATGAAGCTAAGGACCATCAGGTATGGTCAGAAGCTTTGCAAATAGACTCTGCTGATGTTTTTGCTCTCCCATACGTAATACCTTATTAA